The Candidatus Liberimonas magnetica genome contains a region encoding:
- a CDS encoding ParB/RepB/Spo0J family partition protein, whose amino-acid sequence MPEEIRLVDVGLIDLPGHVRPHMIPGESIQWGRYHDAGKVAELAQDMKTIGQLQDIVVCKKDPPSHKATEGQVRYELIAGQGRLLAAKQLNWPQIRCLVREGLSEYDKARITISENDEREDLLPVDRGLSYKWAMEAGGKTQEELAADLKKTHAHVSQYIAATELSEPVREIVNRFTIGIAHINQISKLTDTAMQIAMIERIDKEGLSVKNLETLVNKALSTSGDRGQVAGGRDNLGEIKPENKKMYIKPTKSGFCATLKFNRKKDDAEQAIAFANELVKQIKEQVELAKKEEKDKGKAREANERAAQKARELQHSFDELKRMNLQNTNTEAMPEHPADEASGNPVGMLGGAQANDIINNMQQALSMPGISEADATRLKEGIQKMQEMLKATRKDR is encoded by the coding sequence ATGCCTGAGGAAATTCGGTTGGTGGATGTGGGGCTTATAGACTTGCCTGGGCATGTAAGGCCCCACATGATTCCCGGGGAATCAATACAGTGGGGCAGGTACCATGATGCTGGGAAGGTGGCTGAGCTGGCGCAGGATATGAAAACGATAGGGCAGCTTCAGGATATTGTTGTTTGTAAAAAGGACCCTCCTTCGCACAAGGCTACGGAAGGGCAAGTTCGGTATGAACTTATAGCAGGACAGGGGAGGCTGTTGGCAGCAAAACAGCTCAACTGGCCGCAGATCAGGTGCCTTGTAAGGGAAGGGCTTTCAGAGTATGACAAGGCCCGGATCACTATTTCGGAGAACGATGAGCGTGAGGACTTGCTGCCTGTTGATAGGGGTTTATCATATAAATGGGCTATGGAAGCAGGGGGGAAGACACAGGAAGAACTGGCTGCGGACTTGAAAAAAACGCATGCACATGTAAGCCAATATATTGCTGCTACAGAGCTTTCTGAGCCTGTCCGCGAAATTGTAAATCGATTTACAATTGGTATAGCCCATATCAACCAGATATCAAAACTGACTGATACTGCAATGCAAATCGCTATGATTGAAAGGATTGACAAAGAAGGACTTTCAGTAAAAAACCTTGAAACTCTGGTAAATAAGGCGCTATCAACATCAGGGGACAGGGGGCAAGTGGCGGGTGGCAGGGACAACCTGGGCGAGATAAAGCCGGAAAACAAGAAAATGTATATAAAACCAACAAAAAGCGGGTTTTGTGCTACATTGAAGTTTAACAGGAAGAAGGATGATGCCGAGCAGGCTATAGCCTTTGCCAATGAACTTGTAAAACAGATAAAGGAACAGGTTGAGCTGGCGAAAAAAGAAGAAAAAGATAAAGGGAAAGCAAGAGAAGCCAACGAACGGGCTGCCCAAAAAGCAAGGGAGCTGCAACATAGTTTTGATGAGCTTAAAAGGATGAACCTGCAAAACACTAATACGGAAGCCATGCCGGAACATCCGGCTGATGAAGCATCGGGTAATCCGGTTGGCATGCTTGGGGGAGCTCAGGCAAACGATATCATTAATAACATGCAGCAGGCTTTGTCCATGCCGGGTATAAGCGAGGCTGATGCCACAAGGCTTAAAGAAGGAATACAAAAAATGCAGGAGATGCTGAAAGCAACCCGAAAAGATCGGTAG
- a CDS encoding putative DNA binding domain-containing protein, which yields MKEYKLEDIVAQGEAVDLEFKSAQGRDGSGELPNNFWETYSAMANTDGGEIFLGIEEKEPGSLNVLGIKDTNKVKKSLWDTINGKNKVNKNILQDSDVEVIVVDDKEIIRATIPRARRQDKPVYLGTNPLGNTYVRRHEGDYKADDETVKRMLAESIEDSRDDKILDGFTIDDLDKETIDGYRNLFSAVRRGNPWIDLPVVEFLEKIGATGKDRNSGKSGLRAGGLLMFGKYEAIRDIFPNYMVDYQEEPETTAGPRWKDRLVPDGTWSGNLYDFFQKAYRKLTSDLKIPFQLKEGVRTDDTPVHEAVREALTNTLIHADFTGRVSVLVVKRPDMFGFRNPGLMRVSLEEALRGGISDCRNRRIQAMFRYVGLGDQAGSGLSKIFRNWKQQHWRAPLLSEDKRHEYTLLELRMISLLPDESVRMLDGLFGERFRQLPELGRIILVTAATEGMVNHDRVKQLSTAHRSDITAMLAALVQEHILVKEGETRASFYKLPAEIQKQPEKSDDISISSSMDNSQDLAGNSQDLGRNSPHLSGNSPYLDGNSPHLSGNSPYLNALLAEILASLGYKTMPGKVKQADMQAIIKGLCRNRAVSLKELSRLLNRNPKALQEKYLTSMVNEGVLELKYPTIKNHPDQAYKTKGK from the coding sequence ATGAAAGAATACAAGCTTGAAGATATTGTTGCTCAGGGCGAAGCAGTTGATCTTGAATTTAAGTCTGCTCAAGGGCGCGACGGCAGTGGAGAACTTCCTAATAACTTCTGGGAAACATACAGCGCCATGGCCAATACTGACGGCGGCGAAATTTTTCTTGGCATAGAAGAAAAGGAGCCCGGGTCATTAAATGTTTTAGGTATAAAAGATACAAATAAAGTAAAAAAATCCCTGTGGGATACAATTAACGGTAAAAACAAAGTTAATAAAAATATTCTTCAGGATTCCGATGTAGAGGTTATTGTTGTAGATGATAAAGAGATTATTAGGGCTACCATTCCCAGAGCCCGCCGGCAAGACAAGCCGGTGTACCTGGGTACAAACCCGTTAGGCAACACATATGTACGCAGACATGAAGGAGATTACAAAGCTGATGATGAAACCGTAAAGCGTATGCTAGCGGAAAGTATCGAAGATTCCCGTGATGATAAAATATTGGATGGCTTTACTATTGATGACCTTGATAAGGAAACAATCGATGGGTACCGTAACCTATTCTCAGCTGTCAGGCGAGGCAATCCTTGGATAGATTTGCCGGTTGTGGAGTTCCTTGAGAAAATTGGTGCAACAGGCAAAGACAGAAACAGCGGAAAATCAGGGCTTCGTGCGGGCGGGCTTCTCATGTTTGGGAAATACGAAGCTATCCGGGATATATTCCCGAATTATATGGTGGATTATCAAGAGGAGCCGGAGACCACGGCAGGGCCACGCTGGAAAGACCGGCTAGTGCCTGATGGTACCTGGTCGGGTAATCTGTACGATTTTTTTCAAAAGGCATACCGAAAGCTTACCTCTGATTTGAAAATCCCGTTCCAGTTAAAAGAAGGCGTCCGCACTGATGACACTCCTGTTCATGAAGCTGTACGTGAAGCCTTGACTAATACGCTTATCCATGCGGATTTTACGGGTCGTGTTTCGGTACTTGTAGTCAAGCGCCCGGATATGTTCGGGTTCAGAAACCCGGGCCTTATGCGTGTTTCTCTTGAAGAAGCGCTTCGCGGAGGCATCAGCGACTGCAGAAACCGCCGCATTCAGGCTATGTTCCGCTATGTGGGGCTTGGCGATCAGGCAGGCTCCGGCCTCTCAAAGATTTTCCGGAACTGGAAACAGCAGCACTGGCGGGCACCGCTGCTTTCTGAAGATAAGCGGCATGAGTACACCCTGCTTGAACTCAGAATGATAAGCCTGCTTCCCGATGAAAGTGTGCGCATGCTTGACGGCCTTTTTGGGGAACGCTTCCGGCAGCTGCCCGAACTTGGCAGGATTATCCTGGTTACCGCGGCAACGGAAGGCATGGTCAATCATGACAGAGTCAAACAGCTTTCCACAGCCCATCGCAGTGATATAACCGCAATGCTTGCCGCTCTTGTGCAGGAACATATTTTGGTTAAAGAAGGAGAAACCAGGGCAAGTTTTTACAAACTACCAGCTGAAATTCAAAAACAACCTGAAAAATCAGATGATATAAGTATATCTTCATCAATGGACAACTCCCAAGATTTAGCAGGGAACTCCCAAGATTTGGGAAGGAACTCCCCACATTTGAGCGGTAACTCCCCATATTTGGATGGGAACTCACCACATTTGAGCGGGAACTCCCCATATTTGAATGCTTTATTAGCAGAAATCCTTGCATCGTTAGGGTATAAAACAATGCCAGGAAAGGTAAAACAGGCTGATATGCAGGCCATTATCAAGGGGTTGTGCAGAAACAGAGCAGTTTCTTTAAAAGAGCTGAGCCGGCTTCTTAACAGAAACCCGAAAGCTTTGCAAGAGAAGTATTTAACCTCCATGGTTAATGAAGGCGTACTTGAGCTTAAATACCCGACTATTAAGAATCATCCGGATCAGGCGTACAAAACAAAGGGAAAATAA
- a CDS encoding Bro-N domain-containing protein, whose product METKIAVFKNKNIRKTIHNNEWWFVVEDVVLALTNTHNPKDYINKMRLRDEELSKGYGQIVHTLEIQTGGGRQKMNCANTEGIFRIIQSIPSPKAEPFKRWLAKVGYERVQEIENPELATKRTRMLYKLKGYPDDWIEKRMRGIAVRDKLTDEWKNRNVKEEREYSILTAEISKATFGMTPSQYVKFKHLKRENLRDHMTDLELIFTMLGEASTTDIAQTEDAIGFEQNKDVAKRGGTVAGKAREYHEKETGKRVSTKKNYLGLSKHVKLLK is encoded by the coding sequence ATGGAAACAAAAATAGCCGTGTTCAAAAACAAAAACATCAGAAAAACAATTCACAATAATGAGTGGTGGTTTGTTGTTGAAGATGTAGTTTTAGCGTTGACCAATACTCACAACCCTAAAGACTATATAAACAAAATGCGTCTTAGAGATGAAGAGCTTTCCAAAGGGTATGGACAAATTGTCCATACCCTTGAAATCCAGACAGGGGGAGGCAGGCAGAAAATGAACTGTGCCAATACAGAAGGCATTTTCAGGATAATCCAGTCAATCCCATCACCCAAAGCTGAACCTTTCAAACGCTGGCTGGCGAAAGTGGGCTATGAACGGGTACAGGAAATAGAGAACCCGGAGCTTGCCACTAAAAGAACCAGAATGCTTTATAAACTCAAGGGTTATCCTGATGATTGGATAGAAAAACGAATGCGCGGTATTGCCGTCCGTGACAAACTCACGGATGAATGGAAAAACCGGAACGTAAAGGAAGAAAGAGAATACTCAATACTTACCGCGGAAATATCGAAAGCAACTTTCGGCATGACTCCAAGCCAGTATGTGAAATTCAAACACCTGAAACGAGAAAACCTGCGCGACCACATGACAGACCTTGAGTTGATATTTACAATGCTAGGCGAAGCTTCCACAACAGATATTGCCCAGACCGAAGATGCGATAGGTTTCGAGCAAAACAAAGATGTTGCAAAAAGAGGCGGCACTGTGGCCGGCAAGGCAAGAGAATATCACGAAAAAGAAACAGGCAAGCGAGTTTCCACAAAAAAAAATTATTTAGGCCTGTCAAAACATGTTAAGCTGTTGAAGTAG
- a CDS encoding DUF6496 domain-containing protein, whose product MTRYNKKSQQTVEKAMHKFKQGKLTIGKNGPRVKSRKQAIAIGLSESRRK is encoded by the coding sequence ATGACACGATACAACAAAAAATCACAGCAGACGGTTGAAAAAGCGATGCATAAATTCAAGCAAGGAAAGCTGACTATCGGAAAAAATGGCCCTAGGGTCAAAAGCAGGAAACAAGCGATAGCAATCGGCCTCTCGGAATCGAGAAGAAAATGA
- a CDS encoding restriction endonuclease, producing MSKLKILSDSDSVQGKNQQKGKLFEKLMAEVLKHYGYQIDRNPSVNYAGMEIDIEGKHIATDIPLYAECKFYENEIDSPKIQAFFGKYMAKWGKCKKTHGIFIAIPGLNSHAKGFYHESIEPNSEITLKLFEEEHVLDAIFDSGLIVGADVIAQKIPKEVGEAGDWNIIYSDKGYFWLQYVIKAGDVIPRYVALFDGKGNVIGNAADVKYIIDNIPELKDFEILPLSTPINSSHQTTQDIEVIVEVRGSDACFEYQFPASPQYYVGRENILKEFNDFTAKVVNGEVASRGVYFEANSGWGKSSTVLKCVESLTQNGHISIAIDSRSASSSRFVLNVVKYVIESKSVVDLMKSEDNTISGYDGAFKMLEKVSDRLKPQNKLLVIFYDQFENIFYKQETLKNICNLFLKICDKKLNIVFGFSWKSDLIGLTSEFPFELRDSISSQSQCISLGIFSEQEINCLLDKLSKEIKSSLRNDLKFFLSEYSQGYPWLLKKLCAHVKAQRDKGISQADIATGVLNVEELFKADMIGLSSKEESALRSIAKSAPISVNEIGEEFRLEIIQPLITKRLVVKIGHKYDIYWDIFRDYLNSGKLPEQENYIIRSPIQSVYKVTKALTRMGQQKIEAFQGNTGLSKRTLFNVAKDMELLGISKIKNGLLSLNIEMKDDKEFDKLLRTYLNDNLKRNRLINKILQQLVSKGKLSLQEVAAILEESCPYIAASKNTWLSYARNFMGWMDSADLVLVEKGNILKYEHGTQIRENKFVIRKRSGSSIIQYSPMEEILCRMVNAAKTGGRIDWDGLARSTISKSLAVLETIGFISREDKSKTINLFQDAFIFVGNVTERPRLFAEKAIQHYPMFKYFIEVLNENAKIENGLNLNDLGIKLKQKLNADWAISTAKTNAKILMDWAKHTNLAPNNYALDRRGRRKSE from the coding sequence ATGAGTAAATTAAAGATACTGTCCGATTCAGATTCAGTACAAGGGAAAAATCAACAAAAAGGAAAGCTTTTTGAGAAGCTTATGGCAGAAGTATTGAAGCATTACGGATATCAGATAGATCGCAATCCTTCTGTGAATTATGCTGGAATGGAAATAGATATTGAGGGCAAACATATTGCAACAGATATCCCTCTTTATGCGGAATGTAAATTCTATGAAAACGAAATAGATTCCCCTAAGATACAGGCATTCTTTGGAAAATATATGGCAAAATGGGGGAAGTGTAAGAAGACTCACGGTATATTTATTGCGATTCCGGGATTAAACAGCCATGCAAAAGGATTCTATCATGAAAGTATAGAACCAAATTCTGAAATTACTTTGAAATTATTTGAAGAAGAACATGTTCTGGATGCAATATTTGATTCAGGCTTAATTGTCGGGGCTGATGTGATTGCACAGAAAATTCCCAAAGAAGTTGGCGAAGCTGGTGATTGGAACATTATTTATTCCGATAAAGGATACTTTTGGCTGCAATATGTTATTAAAGCAGGAGACGTAATCCCAAGATATGTTGCATTATTTGATGGAAAAGGAAATGTGATAGGTAATGCCGCGGATGTAAAATATATTATAGACAATATTCCCGAATTGAAGGATTTTGAAATCCTACCCTTAAGCACACCAATTAATTCATCTCATCAGACGACACAGGATATTGAGGTAATTGTTGAGGTGAGAGGTAGCGATGCATGTTTTGAGTATCAGTTCCCTGCATCGCCTCAGTACTATGTTGGCAGGGAAAATATTCTTAAAGAATTTAATGATTTTACAGCAAAAGTTGTCAATGGCGAGGTCGCATCAAGGGGTGTATATTTTGAAGCAAATTCGGGATGGGGAAAGAGTTCAACTGTGCTCAAATGTGTAGAAAGTCTAACGCAAAACGGGCATATTTCTATTGCTATAGACTCCAGATCTGCTTCATCCTCAAGATTTGTTTTAAATGTGGTAAAGTATGTTATTGAGAGTAAAAGTGTTGTTGATCTAATGAAATCAGAAGACAATACCATCTCGGGATATGATGGGGCATTTAAAATGTTGGAAAAGGTTTCCGATAGACTAAAACCTCAAAATAAGTTATTGGTAATATTTTATGACCAGTTTGAGAACATCTTCTATAAGCAAGAGACATTAAAAAATATTTGTAATTTGTTCTTGAAAATATGTGACAAAAAGTTGAATATAGTCTTTGGGTTTTCATGGAAATCTGATTTAATCGGTTTAACAAGCGAGTTTCCCTTTGAATTACGCGACTCAATATCAAGTCAAAGCCAGTGTATATCCCTTGGTATATTTTCAGAGCAGGAAATTAACTGTTTGTTGGATAAACTTAGTAAGGAAATTAAATCTTCTTTACGCAACGATCTGAAATTTTTTCTTTCTGAATATTCGCAAGGATACCCTTGGTTATTGAAAAAACTATGCGCGCATGTTAAAGCACAGCGTGACAAAGGTATTTCTCAGGCCGACATAGCAACCGGTGTCTTAAACGTTGAGGAATTGTTCAAGGCAGATATGATTGGTTTGAGTTCTAAAGAGGAAAGTGCATTGCGTAGTATCGCAAAATCTGCTCCTATTAGCGTTAACGAAATAGGGGAAGAATTTCGCTTAGAAATTATTCAACCTTTGATAACTAAAAGACTTGTTGTTAAAATCGGACATAAATACGATATTTACTGGGATATATTTAGAGACTATCTAAATTCTGGAAAATTACCTGAGCAGGAAAATTACATTATTAGATCTCCCATACAAAGTGTTTATAAAGTAACAAAAGCATTAACAAGAATGGGTCAACAAAAAATAGAAGCTTTTCAAGGCAATACAGGGTTATCAAAAAGAACATTGTTTAATGTTGCTAAAGACATGGAATTACTTGGTATTTCAAAAATCAAAAATGGATTATTAAGTTTAAATATAGAGATGAAAGATGATAAAGAATTTGACAAATTATTGAGAACATATTTGAATGACAATTTGAAAAGAAACAGATTGATAAATAAAATTCTGCAACAACTTGTAAGTAAAGGGAAATTATCTTTGCAGGAAGTGGCGGCGATATTAGAAGAATCCTGTCCATATATTGCTGCATCTAAAAATACTTGGTTAAGTTATGCCCGTAATTTTATGGGATGGATGGATTCCGCTGACCTTGTTTTAGTAGAAAAAGGCAATATTCTTAAATATGAACATGGGACTCAAATCCGCGAGAATAAATTTGTAATTAGAAAGAGAAGCGGATCATCTATTATTCAATATTCGCCAATGGAAGAGATCCTTTGCAGGATGGTTAATGCAGCGAAAACTGGCGGGAGAATTGATTGGGATGGCCTCGCTAGAAGTACTATATCAAAATCTTTGGCAGTATTAGAAACCATAGGTTTTATTTCGAGAGAAGATAAATCTAAAACGATCAATTTATTCCAGGATGCTTTTATTTTTGTTGGGAATGTTACTGAACGGCCAAGGCTTTTTGCAGAAAAAGCAATACAACATTATCCTATGTTTAAATATTTTATTGAGGTGTTGAATGAAAATGCGAAAATAGAAAATGGCTTAAATTTGAATGATTTAGGAATTAAATTAAAGCAAAAGCTAAATGCCGATTGGGCCATCTCAACAGCAAAAACCAATGCGAAAATATTAATGGATTGGGCGAAACATACGAATTTAGCACCAAATAATTATGCTCTCGATAGAAGAGGAAGACGTAAAAGTGAATGA
- a CDS encoding Eco57I restriction-modification methylase domain-containing protein — MSREILQNIIDNFDIQRLKRFFSEKNGKFRPKEESYDFYNTDNFFGGLKLGELHLDDGTLLVCAFEAKQELSERSGKKAQYELGKKILKETQTDAGIFIYYNKVGSFRFSLIYANYLGKKRDWSAFRRFTYFVGNDFTNKTFKQRIGDGDFSSLEKIKDAFSVEKVTKEFYEDIANWYFWAVKHSTFPKDAEEEENGRNIAVIRLITRMIFIWFMRERGLVPKDLFDNKKIAERLKDLSPDESTYYKAILQNLFFATLSTPKDQRKFTDKKRFGKGYNEDFGNHSLFRYHECFTDQDKLKDYFNEIPFLNGGLFECLDNKEERIYIDGFSRTKKNQPNVPNFLFFSGEQKADLNNAYGTKNQTYKVRGLLDILSSFNFTIDENSPDDQDIALDPELLGRVFENLLASFNPETSTTARKATGSYYTPREIVDYMVTESLKAYFKTHLSAIPDLDDKIVRLFSTGSEENPFNKAESKKLVELIESVRIVDPAVGSGAFPMGALNKLVFILNKVDPCNELWKQAQLSAADTIPDSRIKQDTKNRIEEFFKGKNADYGRKLYLIQKCIYGVDIQQIAVEIAKLRFFISLLVDEGIDKTKENWDIEPLPNLDFKIMQGNSLLEEYEGVKLFDEKLITSNDFDKQKLIESIKQKQSELQKEYLDLHAKNKLTKIKQAGLNEELKKLDKQLKGLDKQDIKAEETAGLFDGQNEAKQKREMLKQLHKELFETNEKEAKGKIKKQIDKIGWDFIEATLKEQNKISELKKIEQFKKSNTKPFFLWKLHFADVFENGGFDIVIGNPPYGARFSAPEKQVFLRQYHHQDYQLDSYLLFLERGFDLLHTAAVLAYIIPNPWLINLKLRKIRCFLFGQQSVREIIHYARKVFDATVDTEVVIVSKEIPKNNRVLVRLVTDAGSSIDRFVEQQKWASTGGDPVNIFVDSNQEALIEKIRAESVRLKELCEVLAGMSPYEVGKGTPRQTRSDLNKRIYDADHKKDKTYRPLLRGRDIDRYVTKWDGHRWIKYGPNLAAPRRVETFDAAEKIVIRQTGDSLIATLDSKQFICMKNMHTITQRNKTYDLKFILGLLNSRLLNYYFQWLNPEKGEALAEIKKEHVENLVIKATSEKQRNQIIEIVDKILVVTKFNDYMENPTKKEEVKEYEKQIDQMVYKLYGLTKEEIKIVEDGTE; from the coding sequence ATGAGTAGAGAAATATTGCAAAATATAATAGACAATTTTGATATTCAAAGATTAAAGCGTTTTTTTTCAGAAAAAAATGGGAAATTTCGCCCAAAAGAAGAAAGTTACGATTTTTATAATACCGATAATTTTTTCGGTGGTTTGAAACTTGGCGAGCTGCATTTGGATGACGGCACGCTGCTTGTCTGTGCTTTTGAAGCAAAACAAGAGCTTTCTGAACGCTCCGGCAAAAAAGCACAATATGAATTAGGAAAGAAAATCCTCAAAGAAACTCAAACTGATGCCGGTATTTTTATTTATTATAATAAAGTGGGCAGTTTCCGGTTTTCTCTTATTTACGCTAATTATCTTGGTAAAAAAAGAGATTGGAGCGCTTTTCGCCGTTTTACTTATTTTGTCGGAAACGATTTTACCAATAAAACATTCAAACAACGAATAGGCGACGGCGACTTCTCCAGTTTAGAGAAAATAAAAGACGCTTTTTCAGTTGAGAAGGTTACCAAAGAGTTTTATGAAGATATTGCTAATTGGTATTTTTGGGCGGTCAAACATAGTACTTTCCCAAAAGATGCAGAGGAAGAGGAAAACGGCAGAAATATTGCGGTCATTCGCCTAATTACCAGAATGATTTTTATCTGGTTTATGCGAGAACGAGGACTTGTACCGAAAGATTTATTTGATAATAAAAAAATAGCTGAGCGGTTAAAAGATTTATCTCCTGATGAATCAACATATTACAAAGCAATTTTACAAAATCTATTCTTTGCGACTTTGAGTACGCCGAAAGACCAAAGAAAATTTACTGATAAAAAACGATTTGGTAAAGGTTACAATGAAGATTTTGGAAATCACAGTCTGTTTCGGTATCACGAGTGTTTTACGGATCAGGATAAATTAAAGGACTATTTTAATGAAATACCTTTTTTAAATGGTGGACTTTTTGAATGTTTAGATAACAAAGAAGAAAGAATCTATATTGATGGATTTTCCCGCACCAAAAAGAACCAGCCAAATGTTCCGAATTTTCTTTTTTTTAGCGGGGAACAAAAAGCTGATCTCAATAATGCCTACGGCACAAAAAACCAAACCTATAAAGTTAGAGGACTTTTAGATATTCTTTCTTCGTTTAATTTTACCATTGATGAGAACTCACCGGACGATCAGGATATCGCCCTTGACCCCGAGCTTTTGGGTAGAGTATTTGAAAATCTTCTGGCAAGTTTTAATCCTGAAACCTCTACTACTGCCCGCAAAGCCACTGGCAGTTATTACACCCCAAGAGAAATAGTTGATTATATGGTAACCGAATCGCTTAAGGCATATTTCAAAACACATCTTTCAGCTATTCCAGATTTAGATGACAAAATTGTCCGACTTTTTTCAACGGGAAGCGAAGAAAATCCTTTTAATAAAGCAGAGTCAAAAAAACTTGTAGAACTGATTGAAAGTGTTAGAATTGTTGATCCGGCGGTCGGTTCTGGCGCTTTTCCAATGGGTGCACTTAATAAATTGGTATTTATTTTAAATAAAGTTGATCCGTGTAATGAACTTTGGAAACAAGCCCAGCTTTCGGCGGCAGATACAATACCCGATTCGCGTATCAAGCAGGATACCAAAAATCGTATTGAAGAATTTTTCAAAGGTAAAAATGCGGATTACGGGCGAAAACTGTATTTAATTCAAAAATGTATATATGGCGTTGATATTCAACAGATTGCTGTAGAAATTGCAAAACTGCGCTTTTTTATCTCTCTTTTGGTTGACGAAGGGATTGATAAAACGAAAGAAAACTGGGACATTGAACCATTGCCAAATCTTGATTTTAAGATTATGCAGGGCAATAGCCTGCTTGAAGAATATGAGGGCGTAAAACTTTTTGATGAAAAACTTATTACCAGTAATGATTTTGACAAACAAAAACTCATTGAATCAATAAAACAGAAACAGTCAGAATTGCAAAAAGAATATTTGGATCTTCACGCAAAAAATAAACTTACAAAAATTAAGCAGGCAGGATTAAATGAAGAATTAAAAAAGCTTGATAAACAATTGAAAGGTTTAGACAAGCAGGACATTAAAGCTGAGGAAACCGCCGGACTTTTTGACGGCCAAAATGAGGCAAAGCAAAAAAGAGAGATGTTAAAGCAACTTCACAAGGAATTATTTGAAACCAACGAGAAGGAAGCAAAGGGTAAAATTAAAAAACAGATTGATAAAATTGGGTGGGATTTTATTGAAGCCACGCTTAAAGAGCAGAATAAAATATCTGAACTGAAAAAAATAGAGCAATTCAAAAAATCAAACACAAAACCATTCTTTCTCTGGAAACTTCACTTTGCAGATGTTTTTGAAAATGGTGGTTTTGATATTGTGATTGGAAACCCACCCTACGGTGCACGATTCTCTGCACCGGAGAAGCAAGTGTTTCTGCGCCAGTACCACCATCAAGATTACCAGCTGGACAGCTACCTCCTTTTTCTAGAAAGGGGGTTCGACCTCCTGCATACAGCCGCCGTTCTCGCTTATATCATCCCCAACCCTTGGCTCATCAATCTGAAGCTCAGAAAGATTCGATGCTTCCTGTTCGGACAGCAAAGCGTTCGAGAGATTATTCACTATGCGCGTAAGGTGTTTGATGCCACCGTTGACACGGAGGTGGTAATCGTCAGTAAAGAGATCCCAAAAAACAATCGTGTATTGGTCAGACTTGTAACCGATGCAGGTTCCTCAATCGATCGGTTCGTTGAACAACAGAAATGGGCTTCGACGGGCGGCGACCCTGTCAACATTTTCGTCGATTCCAATCAAGAGGCGCTGATTGAAAAAATTAGGGCGGAATCAGTTCGCCTCAAGGAGCTGTGCGAGGTCTTGGCAGGGATGAGTCCCTATGAAGTTGGAAAGGGCACGCCGAGACAAACCAGGTCCGACCTCAATAAGCGCATTTACGATGCCGACCACAAGAAGGACAAGACGTACAGGCCACTATTAAGAGGCCGGGATATCGATCGGTATGTGACGAAGTGGGATGGTCATCGCTGGATTAAGTATGGGCCGAACCTAGCTGCTCCTCGCCGTGTTGAGACATTCGATGCGGCAGAAAAGATAGTCATCCGTCAAACCGGAGACTCTCTAATAGCCACGCTCGACTCGAAGCAGTTCATTTGCATGAAAAACATGCACACTATTACTCAACGAAACAAGACGTATGATTTGAAATTCATCTTGGGTCTGCTTAATTCACGACTGCTTAACTATTATTTTCAGTGGCTCAACCCTGAAAAGGGTGAGGCCCTCGCTGAGATCAAGAAAGAGCATGTTGAGAACCTTGTCATCAAGGCAACTTCGGAGAAGCAACGGAATCAAATCATCGAGATCGTTGATAAAATATTGGTGGTTACTAAATTCAACGATTATATGGAAAATCCCACAAAAAAAGAAGAAGTCAAAGAATACGAAAAACAAATTGACCAGATGGTTTATAAACTATATGGCCTCACAAAAGAAGAAATAAAGATCGTTGAAGACGGCACTGAATAA